In Pseudomonas sp. ADAK18, a single window of DNA contains:
- a CDS encoding 2OG-Fe(II) oxygenase → MRAMQIPYDHPLLLSIVDDLAVKGWSQQNIFLPEALTLELAAECHKRAAEGELAPAAVGRGPFQEIREGIRGDHIQWLEPGQAAICDTYLNLMDSLRLAMNRGLFLGLEDFESHFAMYPQGAFYLKHVDRFRDDDRRMVSAVVYLNDAWLPEHGGQLRMYLKDNVEYDVVPTGGCLMVFLSGEVPHEVLPATRERLSLTGWFRRRGNEPF, encoded by the coding sequence ATGCGCGCCATGCAAATACCCTACGATCACCCGCTGCTGCTAAGCATCGTCGACGACCTGGCCGTGAAAGGCTGGTCGCAGCAGAACATCTTCCTGCCCGAGGCTCTGACCCTCGAACTGGCTGCTGAGTGCCATAAACGCGCCGCCGAAGGGGAATTGGCACCGGCGGCTGTCGGACGCGGGCCGTTCCAGGAGATTCGCGAGGGGATTCGGGGCGATCATATTCAGTGGCTGGAGCCCGGCCAGGCGGCGATTTGTGACACTTATCTCAACCTGATGGACAGCCTGCGGCTGGCGATGAACCGTGGCTTGTTCCTGGGCCTGGAGGATTTCGAAAGCCACTTCGCGATGTACCCGCAGGGGGCGTTTTACCTCAAGCACGTTGACCGCTTTCGCGATGACGACCGGCGCATGGTCTCGGCGGTGGTCTATCTGAACGATGCCTGGTTGCCTGAGCACGGCGGTCAGTTGCGTATGTACCTCAAAGACAACGTTGAATACGATGTGGTACCCACTGGCGGTTGCCTGATGGTGTTCCTGTCGGGGGAAGTGCCCCACGAAGTCCTGCCCGCTACCCGCGAACGCCTGTCCTTGACGGGTTGGTTTCGCCGGCGGGGTAACGAGCCGTTTTAA
- a CDS encoding transporter substrate-binding domain-containing protein — MRFLPGLLLLLPLMSPLAHAELIDDVFDRGELRIALEANTPPFNFKEGDKLTGFEVELGELLANEMDVRASFVTIDGADLLPGVESGRYDVAINHIAMTPELQDRFDFSEPYSYSNAQLIVRKQEKRPLSSFEALKGKALGVAQGSQFVEQARTAEGVDLRSYPDAKQPIKDVADQQIDAAISDRLLIPYAIRDSQLPVKEGAAVGPTLSLAIPFQKGNPAFKASLDKALQRVKADGRLTALSEKWLGMDASKPVAKAQ, encoded by the coding sequence ATGCGGTTTCTGCCTGGCCTGTTACTTTTGCTTCCCCTTATGAGCCCCTTGGCTCACGCCGAATTGATCGACGATGTGTTTGATCGCGGTGAGTTGCGTATCGCCCTGGAAGCCAACACGCCGCCGTTCAACTTCAAGGAGGGCGACAAACTCACAGGCTTTGAAGTGGAACTGGGTGAGTTGCTGGCCAACGAGATGGACGTCCGCGCCTCCTTCGTCACCATCGATGGCGCCGACTTGCTGCCCGGGGTGGAAAGCGGCAGGTACGACGTGGCGATCAACCATATCGCTATGACTCCTGAACTGCAGGATCGGTTCGATTTCAGTGAGCCCTACAGCTACTCCAACGCGCAGTTGATTGTGCGCAAGCAAGAGAAACGCCCGCTGAGCAGCTTCGAAGCGCTCAAGGGCAAGGCATTGGGCGTGGCGCAAGGCAGCCAGTTTGTCGAGCAGGCACGCACCGCTGAGGGCGTGGACCTGCGCAGTTACCCCGATGCCAAACAGCCAATCAAGGACGTCGCCGACCAGCAGATTGATGCGGCCATCAGTGATCGCTTGCTGATTCCCTATGCGATTCGTGACAGCCAGCTACCGGTGAAAGAAGGGGCAGCGGTCGGTCCGACGTTGAGCCTGGCGATTCCGTTCCAGAAGGGTAATCCAGCGTTCAAGGCCAGCCTGGACAAGGCATTGCAGCGAGTGAAGGCCGATGGTCGGCTGACAGCGTTGTCGGAAAAGTGGTTGGGGATGGATGCGAGCAAGCCGGTGGCGAAGGCCCAGTAA
- a CDS encoding FAD-binding oxidoreductase, whose product MTHPALIDELKTLVEPGKVLTDADSLNAYGKDWTKHFAPAPVAIVFPKTIEQVQAIVRWANEHKVALVPSGGRTGLSAAAVAANGEVVVSFDYMNQILDVNLTDRTAVCQPGVVTKQLQNVAEEKGLYYPVDFASSGSSQIGGNIGTNAGGIKVIRYGMTRNWVAGMKVVTGKGDLLELNKDLIKNATGYDLRQLFIGAEGTLGFVVEATMRLDRAPKNLTAMVLGTADFDSIMPVLHAFQSKLDLTAFEFFSDKALAKVLARGDVPAPFESECPFYALLEFEATTEEVANHALETFEHCVEQGWVLDGVMSQSETQLHNLWKLREYISETISHWTPYKNDISVTVSKVPAFLKEIDAIVGEYYPDFEIVWFGHIGDGNLHLNILKPDSLSKDEFFAKCATVNKWVFETVEKYNGSISAEHGVGMTKRDYLTYSRSPVEIEYMKAVKAVFDPNGIMNPGKIFAV is encoded by the coding sequence ATGACCCATCCTGCCCTGATTGATGAGCTAAAGACCCTGGTTGAGCCAGGCAAGGTCCTGACCGATGCCGACTCCCTGAATGCTTACGGCAAGGATTGGACCAAGCATTTCGCCCCGGCCCCCGTCGCCATCGTCTTCCCCAAGACCATCGAACAGGTGCAGGCCATCGTCCGTTGGGCCAATGAACACAAGGTGGCGCTGGTGCCGTCCGGTGGTCGTACCGGTCTGTCAGCCGCTGCCGTTGCTGCCAATGGCGAAGTGGTGGTGTCGTTCGACTACATGAACCAGATTCTCGATGTGAACCTCACCGACCGCACCGCCGTGTGCCAGCCGGGCGTGGTCACCAAGCAATTGCAGAACGTGGCCGAAGAAAAAGGCCTGTACTACCCGGTGGACTTCGCCTCGTCCGGCTCCAGCCAGATTGGCGGCAACATCGGCACCAATGCGGGCGGGATCAAGGTGATTCGCTACGGCATGACCCGCAACTGGGTGGCTGGCATGAAAGTGGTCACTGGCAAGGGCGACTTGCTTGAACTGAACAAAGACCTGATCAAGAACGCCACCGGCTACGACCTGCGCCAACTGTTTATCGGCGCCGAAGGCACCTTGGGCTTTGTGGTCGAAGCGACCATGCGCCTGGACCGTGCGCCGAAAAACCTCACCGCGATGGTCCTCGGTACCGCCGACTTTGACTCGATCATGCCGGTGCTGCACGCCTTCCAGAGCAAGCTGGATCTGACCGCCTTCGAGTTCTTCTCCGACAAGGCCCTGGCCAAGGTCCTCGCCCGTGGCGACGTCCCGGCGCCGTTTGAATCCGAATGCCCGTTCTACGCGCTGCTGGAATTTGAAGCGACCACCGAAGAAGTGGCCAACCACGCCCTTGAAACCTTTGAGCACTGCGTCGAGCAAGGCTGGGTGCTGGACGGTGTAATGAGTCAGAGCGAAACCCAGCTGCATAATCTGTGGAAGCTGCGTGAGTACATCTCCGAGACCATTTCCCACTGGACCCCGTACAAGAACGACATTTCGGTCACCGTGTCGAAAGTGCCGGCTTTCCTGAAGGAAATCGATGCGATCGTCGGCGAATACTACCCGGACTTCGAAATCGTCTGGTTCGGCCACATCGGTGACGGCAACCTGCACTTGAACATCCTCAAACCGGATAGCCTGTCCAAGGACGAGTTCTTCGCCAAATGCGCCACCGTCAACAAGTGGGTATTCGAAACCGTCGAGAAGTACAACGGCTCGATCTCCGCCGAGCACGGCGTGGGCATGACCAAACGCGATTACCTGACTTACAGCCGTTCCCCGGTTGAAATTGAATACATGAAGGCAGTGAAGGCGGTGTTTGACCCGAACGGGATCATGAACCCGGGCAAGATCTTCGCTGTTTAA
- the serA gene encoding phosphoglycerate dehydrogenase: MSKTSLDKSKIKFLLLEGVHPSAVDVLKAAGYTSIEYITSSLPEAQLKEKIADAHFIGIRSRTQLTEEIFDHAKKLVAVGCFCIGTNQVDLNAARERGIAVFNAPYSNTRSVAELVLAEAILLLRGIPEKNASCHRGGWIKSAANSFEIRGKKLGIVGYGSIGTQLSVLAEGLGMQVFFYDTLTKLPLGNATQVASLTELLGMSDIVTLHVPETAETQWMIGEKEIRAIKKGGILINAARGTVVELDALANAIKDKHLIGAAIDVFPVEPRSNDDIFESPLRGLDNVILTPHIGGSTAEAQANIGLEVSEKLVKYSDNGTSVSSVNFPEVALPAHPGKHRLLHIHQNIPGVMMEINKVFAENGINISGQFLQTNEKVGYVVIDVDAEYSDLAQEKLQHINGTIRSRVLF, encoded by the coding sequence ATGAGCAAGACTTCTCTCGATAAGAGCAAGATCAAGTTCCTTCTTCTGGAAGGCGTCCACCCATCGGCCGTCGACGTCCTGAAGGCCGCCGGGTACACCAGCATTGAGTACATCACCAGTTCTCTGCCGGAAGCCCAGCTCAAGGAAAAGATCGCCGACGCGCACTTTATCGGCATTCGCTCCCGCACTCAGCTGACCGAAGAAATCTTCGATCACGCCAAGAAGCTTGTTGCTGTAGGTTGTTTCTGCATCGGCACCAACCAGGTCGACCTCAATGCAGCGCGCGAGCGCGGCATCGCGGTGTTCAACGCACCGTACTCCAACACCCGTTCCGTCGCGGAGCTGGTGCTGGCGGAAGCGATCCTGCTGCTGCGCGGCATCCCTGAGAAGAACGCTTCCTGCCACCGTGGCGGCTGGATCAAGAGCGCGGCCAATTCCTTCGAAATCCGCGGCAAGAAGCTGGGTATCGTCGGTTACGGCTCGATCGGCACGCAATTGTCGGTATTGGCCGAAGGCCTGGGCATGCAGGTGTTCTTCTATGACACCCTGACCAAGCTGCCATTGGGTAACGCCACTCAAGTGGCCAGCCTGACCGAACTGCTGGGCATGTCGGATATCGTCACCCTGCACGTTCCTGAAACCGCTGAAACCCAGTGGATGATCGGCGAGAAGGAAATCCGCGCTATCAAGAAAGGCGGGATCCTGATCAACGCCGCTCGCGGTACCGTGGTCGAACTGGATGCCCTGGCCAACGCGATCAAGGACAAGCACCTGATCGGCGCCGCCATCGACGTGTTCCCAGTAGAGCCTCGCTCCAATGACGACATCTTCGAAAGCCCGCTGCGTGGCCTGGACAACGTGATCCTGACCCCGCACATCGGCGGTTCTACCGCTGAAGCCCAAGCCAACATCGGCCTGGAAGTGTCTGAAAAGCTGGTCAAGTACAGCGACAACGGTACGTCGGTGTCCTCGGTCAACTTCCCGGAAGTGGCGCTGCCGGCTCACCCTGGCAAGCACCGTCTGCTGCACATCCACCAGAACATTCCGGGTGTGATGATGGAGATCAACAAGGTCTTCGCGGAAAATGGCATCAACATTTCCGGTCAGTTCCTGCAGACCAACGAGAAAGTCGGCTACGTGGTGATCGACGTAGACGCCGAGTACTCGGACCTGGCGCAAGAGAAGTTGCAGCACATCAACGGCACTATCCGTAGCCGCGTGTTGTTCTAA
- a CDS encoding fumarylacetoacetate hydrolase family protein, protein MSYQHKYVDGTNIHFPLGKVVCIGRNYAEHAKELDNPVPTEPLLFIKPGSCVVALEGGFTIPVERGSVHYEAEIAVLIGKPLSTKPSREEVLDAISGFAPALDLTLRDKQAELKAKGLPWEIAKSFDGAAVIAPFVVGSTFPDLTDIGIRLTINGEVRQDGNSAIMLNPIIPMIQHMAGCFSLQAGDVILTGTPVGVGPLNVGDELVLELPGVSRFESSVR, encoded by the coding sequence ATGAGCTATCAGCACAAGTATGTCGACGGGACCAACATCCACTTTCCCCTGGGAAAAGTGGTGTGTATTGGGCGCAACTACGCCGAACACGCCAAGGAACTGGACAATCCGGTGCCCACCGAACCCCTGCTGTTCATCAAGCCGGGCAGCTGTGTGGTGGCGCTGGAAGGTGGCTTCACCATTCCGGTCGAACGCGGTTCGGTGCATTACGAAGCAGAAATCGCCGTGTTGATCGGCAAGCCGCTGTCCACCAAGCCAAGCCGCGAAGAAGTGCTGGATGCTATCTCCGGTTTCGCCCCGGCCCTGGATTTGACCCTGCGTGACAAGCAGGCCGAGCTCAAGGCCAAGGGCCTGCCGTGGGAGATCGCCAAGTCCTTCGACGGTGCGGCAGTGATTGCCCCCTTCGTGGTGGGCAGCACCTTCCCGGACCTGACCGACATCGGCATTCGCCTCACCATCAATGGTGAAGTGCGCCAGGACGGTAACAGCGCGATCATGCTCAACCCGATCATCCCGATGATCCAGCACATGGCCGGCTGCTTTTCGCTGCAGGCCGGTGATGTGATCCTCACCGGCACGCCCGTGGGTGTGGGGCCGCTGAATGTGGGTGATGAGCTGGTGTTGGAATTGCCGGGCGTGAGCCGCTTCGAAAGCAGCGTTCGCTAA
- a CDS encoding autotransporter domain-containing protein — MIKPLALAISVASALLSTQILAYDYGQHANTTLEKLINDYPGRYRGTANFAGAADWMQSQMGNAYSISRQDFSWTAGGTNRASQNVVAYAAGTKAQYVVIGAHFDTFFGRPTLQGLDDNGSGASVLTEVAKNLGGLQLENGLQIVGFGAEEEGLRGSKAFVNSLSASQRANMLAMINLDSLITGDMMYAHAGQNSTANPALASLREHTFQIAKELNINLFTNPGLDPKYPKGTGCCSDGEPFEPLNIPILYVEATNWELGDLDGYTQTDNPKIPGGSTWHDPKEDNKAVLTDAFGQERIDQRLRDYSRLLSRLVLELTNADLMASTASGGAVARNMQDNLQRQHQSMVRLHDRRWLTLQAASREVGSFDGEIGVDGEYNPDSGFDTALNPEARRLGLHALGDYQLNPSLNIGASLSYLNGRDKLEHRGKLDSDTWQAAVYALLNDGGPSWLAGDLSIGHSSFDSKRNLVIQANGGPVLLNQRLTGETDALSLGARVLGGYDFDFGAIKSGPFAGLDYSHYRIDKFHEKQNLRTALEYEEQSFDSLEASLGWRVRGAVALPYGLSLMPYGDIAWVKELADGRLDDLDLTARADGQARTAKLGSVDKSFGRAQIGSQLAITPQLGLYAEVNSRLGHAEGSQTGYSLGVQWMF, encoded by the coding sequence GTGATCAAGCCTCTAGCGCTCGCTATCAGCGTGGCCAGTGCCCTGCTGTCGACTCAGATTTTGGCCTACGATTACGGCCAACACGCCAACACCACCCTGGAAAAGCTGATCAATGACTACCCCGGCCGTTATCGCGGCACGGCTAATTTCGCTGGCGCCGCCGATTGGATGCAGAGCCAGATGGGCAACGCCTACAGCATCAGCCGCCAGGATTTTTCCTGGACAGCCGGCGGCACCAATCGCGCCTCGCAAAACGTAGTCGCCTACGCCGCCGGCACCAAGGCGCAGTACGTGGTGATCGGCGCGCACTTTGATACCTTCTTTGGTCGCCCGACCCTGCAAGGCCTGGATGACAACGGCTCCGGCGCCAGCGTACTGACAGAAGTGGCAAAGAACCTGGGTGGACTGCAACTGGAAAACGGCCTGCAAATCGTCGGTTTTGGCGCCGAAGAAGAAGGCCTGCGCGGCTCCAAGGCCTTCGTCAATTCACTGAGTGCCAGCCAGCGGGCCAACATGCTGGCGATGATCAACCTCGACAGCCTGATCACCGGCGACATGATGTACGCCCACGCCGGCCAAAACAGCACCGCCAACCCGGCCCTGGCCTCATTGCGCGAGCACACGTTCCAGATTGCCAAGGAATTGAACATCAACCTGTTCACCAACCCCGGCCTCGACCCGAAGTACCCCAAGGGCACTGGCTGCTGCAGCGACGGCGAGCCCTTCGAGCCGCTCAACATCCCGATCCTCTATGTCGAAGCCACCAACTGGGAGCTGGGGGATCTGGACGGTTACACCCAGACCGACAACCCGAAAATCCCCGGTGGCTCGACCTGGCACGACCCCAAGGAAGACAACAAGGCCGTACTGACCGATGCCTTCGGCCAAGAACGCATCGACCAGCGCCTGCGGGACTATTCGCGCCTGCTCAGCCGCTTGGTACTGGAACTGACCAACGCCGACTTGATGGCGTCCACCGCATCGGGCGGTGCGGTTGCACGCAATATGCAGGACAACCTGCAGCGTCAGCATCAGTCCATGGTGCGCCTGCACGACCGGCGCTGGCTGACCCTGCAAGCGGCCAGCCGCGAGGTGGGCAGCTTTGATGGCGAGATTGGCGTGGACGGCGAATACAATCCGGACAGCGGCTTCGACACCGCCCTCAATCCCGAAGCCCGGCGCTTGGGCCTACATGCCTTGGGTGACTACCAGCTCAACCCAAGCCTGAATATCGGCGCCAGCCTCAGCTACCTCAACGGTCGCGACAAGTTGGAACACCGCGGCAAACTAGACAGCGACACTTGGCAGGCTGCGGTGTACGCCCTGTTGAACGATGGCGGCCCAAGCTGGCTGGCCGGTGACCTGAGCATCGGCCACAGCAGCTTCGACTCCAAGCGCAATCTGGTGATCCAGGCCAACGGCGGTCCAGTGTTGCTCAACCAGCGCCTGACCGGAGAAACCGACGCACTGTCCCTTGGCGCACGAGTGCTGGGCGGCTATGACTTCGACTTCGGCGCCATCAAGAGCGGACCGTTTGCCGGGCTGGATTACAGCCACTACCGCATCGATAAATTCCACGAGAAGCAAAACCTGCGCACCGCCCTGGAGTACGAAGAACAATCCTTCGACTCCCTGGAAGCCAGCCTCGGATGGCGTGTGCGCGGCGCCGTCGCCCTGCCTTATGGCCTGAGCCTGATGCCCTACGGCGACATTGCCTGGGTCAAGGAACTGGCGGATGGCCGCTTGGACGATCTCGACCTGACCGCCCGTGCCGATGGCCAGGCGCGTACTGCCAAACTGGGTTCAGTGGACAAGAGCTTTGGCCGCGCGCAAATCGGCAGCCAATTGGCGATCACCCCGCAATTGGGGCTGTATGCCGAAGTGAACAGCCGACTGGGGCATGCCGAGGGCAGCCAGACCGGCTATTCCTTGGGCGTGCAGTGGATGTTCTGA
- a CDS encoding DUF523 domain-containing protein, with protein sequence MEKILISRCLLGHRVRYDGGASGPFDQLAAWLAEGRVVAVCPEVAGGLPTPRPPAEIPGGQGIDVWEGRAQVLTAEGEDFSEAFLDGARQALALVRRHNIRIAVLKANSPSCGNLLTYDGTFTGVKVSGEGVTAALLKRHGVLVFSELELPEAATALAQLSNPT encoded by the coding sequence ATGGAAAAAATCCTGATCAGTCGTTGCCTGCTCGGGCACCGGGTGCGCTACGACGGCGGGGCCAGCGGGCCGTTCGACCAACTGGCGGCGTGGCTGGCCGAAGGTCGAGTAGTCGCGGTGTGCCCGGAAGTGGCCGGTGGCTTGCCGACGCCACGACCGCCTGCCGAGATTCCGGGCGGGCAGGGGATCGATGTCTGGGAAGGCCGCGCACAGGTGCTGACGGCTGAAGGTGAAGATTTCAGCGAAGCCTTCCTCGATGGCGCCCGTCAGGCGTTGGCATTGGTGCGGCGCCATAACATCCGCATTGCCGTGCTCAAGGCCAATAGTCCGTCGTGTGGCAACCTGTTGACCTATGACGGCACGTTCACTGGGGTGAAGGTGAGCGGAGAAGGGGTGACGGCGGCGCTGCTCAAGCGCCACGGGGTGTTGGTGTTCAGTGAGCTGGAGTTGCCCGAGGCGGCAACTGCCTTGGCACAGCTCTCAAACCCGACCTAG
- a CDS encoding SdiA-regulated domain-containing protein: MRRLARPKPAFFILLLIALVTAGVVAQQFRLFERAWFNWQVWRHPADERSIGLADYRVVLEAQVIDGLNDDVSALTYDPVRNSLFTVTNKNAELIELSLDGKLLRRIPLIGFGDAEAVEFISEDTYVISDEREQRLIKIHLEKDTQFLDIADAEQMTLGVHLSGNKGFEGLAYDSVGKRLFVAKERDPMLIYEVHGFPHFKPEKTYSVHVVNNPKRDAGLFVRDLSSLQYDERSGHLLALSDESFLVLELDIDGRPLSSLSLLKGRHGLSKRVPQAEGIAMDNDGTLYLVSEPNLFYVFKKPAI, from the coding sequence ATGCGTCGACTTGCCCGTCCCAAACCTGCCTTTTTTATTCTTCTGTTGATCGCCCTGGTTACCGCCGGGGTGGTTGCGCAGCAATTTCGTCTGTTCGAACGTGCCTGGTTCAATTGGCAAGTCTGGCGCCACCCAGCCGATGAACGCTCCATTGGCCTGGCGGATTATCGCGTTGTGCTGGAAGCGCAGGTCATCGATGGCCTCAACGATGATGTCTCGGCCCTGACCTATGACCCGGTACGCAACAGCCTGTTTACCGTGACGAACAAGAATGCCGAGCTGATCGAGCTGTCCCTGGATGGAAAGCTTCTGCGGCGTATCCCGCTGATCGGGTTTGGCGATGCCGAAGCGGTGGAGTTCATCAGCGAGGACACCTATGTCATCAGTGATGAGCGTGAGCAGCGGCTGATCAAGATCCATCTGGAGAAGGACACGCAGTTCCTCGATATCGCCGATGCCGAACAAATGACCCTCGGCGTGCACCTGAGCGGCAACAAAGGTTTTGAAGGCCTGGCCTATGACTCGGTGGGCAAGCGCCTGTTTGTCGCCAAGGAACGGGACCCAATGTTGATCTACGAAGTGCACGGCTTTCCGCATTTCAAACCGGAAAAGACTTACTCGGTGCACGTCGTCAATAACCCCAAGCGTGATGCCGGGTTGTTTGTCCGTGACCTGTCCAGCCTGCAATACGATGAGCGCAGCGGCCATTTACTGGCGTTGTCCGATGAGTCGTTCCTGGTGTTGGAGCTGGATATCGACGGTCGTCCCTTGAGCAGTTTGTCCCTGCTCAAGGGGCGCCACGGCCTGAGCAAGCGTGTGCCTCAGGCCGAAGGGATTGCGATGGACAACGATGGCACGCTGTATCTGGTCAGTGAGCCGAACCTGTTCTATGTCTTCAAAAAGCCCGCAATCTAA
- a CDS encoding SdiA-regulated domain-containing protein → MAVPVPTSKPARRSRFFMRWYSWLLLVGVITYGVSWLMHWDDRGVLWVEEHFETPAERQESVWLPDYRAVIDAKLLPGMEKDEASDLTYNPQTKTLFSVMGKNPFLVELTLQGDVLRKMPLVGWNNPEGVTVMENGVMAIVDERMHTLTLIKVDASTQQLTFADFPTYDLGPSKNQNKAFEAVTWDKRNQQLVLGEERPPALFTWKSDGSQTLTGDKQKQPSDELDMRNLSALSIDPRTGHMLALSADSHLLLELDEKGQQVSFMVLLGGFNGLKNTIPRAEGVTMDESGTLYMVSEPNLFYRFEKQKQ, encoded by the coding sequence ATGGCCGTGCCCGTTCCCACCTCAAAGCCCGCTCGCCGTTCACGTTTCTTCATGCGTTGGTACTCCTGGTTGTTGCTCGTCGGGGTGATTACCTATGGTGTTTCCTGGTTGATGCATTGGGACGATCGTGGCGTGTTGTGGGTGGAGGAGCATTTCGAAACACCGGCAGAGCGCCAAGAGAGTGTCTGGCTTCCGGATTACCGTGCCGTGATTGATGCCAAGTTGCTGCCCGGCATGGAGAAGGACGAAGCCTCGGACCTGACCTACAACCCCCAGACCAAGACCCTGTTCTCGGTCATGGGCAAGAATCCATTCCTGGTGGAATTGACCCTGCAAGGCGACGTGCTGCGCAAGATGCCGCTGGTGGGCTGGAACAACCCGGAAGGCGTGACAGTGATGGAGAATGGCGTCATGGCCATTGTCGATGAGCGCATGCATACCCTGACTCTGATCAAGGTCGACGCCAGTACCCAGCAACTGACCTTCGCCGATTTCCCCACCTACGACCTTGGCCCTTCGAAGAACCAGAACAAAGCCTTTGAAGCTGTTACCTGGGACAAGCGCAACCAGCAGTTGGTGTTGGGCGAAGAGCGTCCACCGGCCTTGTTCACCTGGAAAAGCGACGGCAGCCAGACACTGACCGGCGACAAGCAAAAGCAGCCCAGTGACGAACTGGACATGCGCAATCTCTCCGCACTGAGTATCGACCCGCGCACCGGCCATATGCTGGCGTTGTCGGCCGATTCCCATCTGCTGCTGGAGCTGGATGAAAAAGGCCAGCAGGTCAGCTTCATGGTTCTGCTGGGCGGCTTCAACGGCCTGAAAAACACCATCCCACGCGCGGAAGGCGTGACCATGGACGAGAGCGGTACGTTGTACATGGTCAGTGAGCCGAACCTGTTCTATCGCTTCGAGAAGCAGAAGCAGTAG
- the rpiA gene encoding ribose-5-phosphate isomerase RpiA, translated as MTQDQLKQAVAQAAVDLILPKLDDKSIVGVGTGSTANCFIDALALHKGAFDGAVASSEATAARLKGHGIPVYELNTVSDLEFYIDGADESDEHLNLIKGGGAALTREKIVAAVAKTFICIADASKLVPVLGAFPLPVEVIPMARSHVARELVKLGGDPVYREGVLTDNGNIIIDVFNMQITNPVELERQINAIVGVVTNGLFAARPADVLLLGTADGVKTLKA; from the coding sequence ATGACCCAGGATCAACTCAAACAGGCAGTGGCCCAGGCCGCCGTCGATTTAATCCTTCCTAAACTCGACGATAAAAGCATCGTCGGTGTCGGCACCGGCTCCACCGCCAACTGCTTTATCGATGCGCTGGCCCTGCACAAGGGCGCGTTCGACGGCGCGGTTGCCAGTTCCGAAGCCACTGCCGCACGGCTCAAGGGTCATGGCATTCCGGTGTATGAGCTCAACACCGTGAGCGACCTGGAGTTCTACATCGACGGCGCCGATGAAAGCGACGAGCACCTGAACCTGATCAAGGGCGGCGGTGCAGCCCTGACCCGCGAAAAGATCGTCGCGGCTGTGGCCAAGACCTTTATCTGCATTGCCGACGCCAGCAAGCTGGTGCCAGTGCTCGGCGCGTTCCCGCTGCCGGTGGAAGTGATCCCGATGGCCCGCAGCCACGTGGCCCGCGAGTTGGTGAAACTGGGCGGCGACCCGGTGTACCGCGAGGGCGTGCTGACCGATAACGGCAACATCATTATTGATGTGTTCAACATGCAGATCACCAACCCGGTGGAGTTGGAGCGTCAGATCAATGCCATAGTGGGCGTGGTCACCAATGGTTTGTTTGCGGCGCGTCCTGCGGATGTGTTGCTGCTGGGTACCGCTGACGGTGTGAAAACCCTCAAGGCTTAA
- a CDS encoding DUF4399 domain-containing protein has product MKAFLSHVTLASLLLGASMLATAADGIPRSAPPEGAKVFIVSPKDGATVDKTFTVKFGMEGLKLAPATDQTPGTGHHHLLVDQKALPDASVPIPATDTVIHYGKAQTETELTLTPGKHTLQLVAGDKLHMQFNPTVASKVITVNVK; this is encoded by the coding sequence ATGAAAGCCTTTTTGTCTCATGTCACCCTGGCCAGCCTGCTGCTGGGTGCTTCGATGCTGGCAACCGCCGCTGACGGTATCCCCCGCAGCGCTCCGCCGGAAGGTGCCAAAGTATTTATCGTCTCGCCGAAAGACGGCGCGACGGTCGATAAAACCTTCACCGTGAAGTTCGGCATGGAAGGCCTGAAGCTGGCGCCAGCCACCGACCAGACTCCTGGCACCGGTCACCACCACCTACTGGTAGACCAGAAAGCGCTGCCGGACGCCAGCGTGCCAATCCCGGCCACCGACACCGTGATTCATTACGGCAAGGCCCAGACCGAAACCGAATTGACCCTCACCCCAGGCAAGCACACCTTGCAATTGGTGGCCGGGGACAAGCTGCACATGCAGTTCAACCCGACTGTAGCGTCGAAAGTCATCACGGTTAACGTCAAGTAA